The proteins below are encoded in one region of Belonocnema kinseyi isolate 2016_QV_RU_SX_M_011 chromosome 3, B_treatae_v1, whole genome shotgun sequence:
- the LOC117170053 gene encoding uncharacterized protein LOC117170053 translates to MGNEQLVILNKKKGTIKGQIANFKNFLAKYREEEPDAIKLGLHLQRLKNTFEKFDDIQDQIELLDTETSHIDLVLDHYAIQDDYLKLWRTTKRRVKLPLATLPTFSGRYEEWLNFRDSFISLIHDQTDLTNLEKLQEKQTSEGLIKLAEDAQQHMLSLASLGVKISEEILVQNIEEKLHKTTLEKWDETLKRNEFPKLDDMLEFLYRTATRLSQCESQNKSLSKDTSSTPGSSGNQRNAKTAFLTSTIKPCPACRCKTHPLFRCEKFRSFSIPTRIQVVQDASLCPNCIRFNHKLEEYKFGNSGRYISLTTKIPMNQLITSAVLYSLDKERRPIRCQALLDTCSSANFITEKLATALRLPKKRCSVPVGALNNLTKVAKAVVKITIRSLHSSYERPLNFLTIPQIAELVPNDIIPREVIKIPPNIQLADPTFHLPSKVDMLLGSGRSLSMFCGGQIILSDRAGDLILQKTELGWIAGGNVNSMSLTISRAIKCNFAELRSDISKFWELEEGFSQIHLSPEEIACEEHFRIHKTRNNLGRCIVALLFRQNHERLGESRSVALKRLNSLERRFKHQPELRSQYSDIIEEYLTLGHISPIQDQGEFGFYLPHHAVFKEDSSTTRVRVVFDGSAKSESGFSLNNTLMVGPTLQDDILSHILRFRFHIFVLKGDIEKIYRQFEIRDEDRRFQRILWRRDGINLDSLQLNTVTFGISSSPFLATRAIEQLINDEGHQHPKAAIVLETDLYVDDLITRAETVEEEVQTQDSVIKLLNLGCLNKRQWALNDINCLRGIPDTSINKKIQLNDGKTLKTLGVSWNSSTDSIIYSVHSPVLKSKITKRTVLSEIAKLFDPPGLLGPIILFARIIMQKLWELKVDWHESLPNNIHKTWVEFHSEITLLSDLRFERKVIVNEAIDVQLHGFCNASEKGYGACIYIKSKNSQGYSETKLLCAKSRVAPLKTINITHLELCGAELLAKLYSTVHKAINVSIKKTVFWTDSTIVYFWINKSPHHLETFIANRVSQIQQKTKTQDWRHVRTNYNPADALSRGQTPVKFIKYDLWKFGPDWLNREESTWPTIDIPSSNKFPGLKKEFCLNTLPNLEFFNKFYSFSRLKRIVAYCLRLKSENSQRGLLRASEINNTERAIIRETQITHFAEEMNDLKIGRRVHKKSKLTSLDPFIDRDGIIRVGGRLKNSFMPQSQQHPMVLPRSSHITGIIILNEHLENKHAGIQATLHAKKFRNRSRVKVHVVIFICLIVKAVHLEVVSDMTTEGFLAALRRFTARRERPSVIYSDNRSNFIGFLTSLVTKGLNGDSFAIEVEAFLNSCPLTPISCDPIDMLALTPGHFIIGHSLTNLPEVDLTSASPSASARWLHIQKMRQHFWRRWHKEYLNELNIRHK, encoded by the exons ATGGGAAACGAGCAGCTtgttattctaaacaaaaagaaggGTACTATCAAGGGTCAAATagctaattttaaaaacttcttggcCAAATATCGTGAAGAAGAACCGGATGCAATAAAATTAGGTTTAcatttgcaaagattaaaaaatacttttgaaaagttTGACGATATACAGGATCAAATCGAGTTGTTAGACACAGAGACCTCCCATATCGATCTTGTCCTCGACCATTATGCCATTCAGGATGATTATCTTAAATTGTGGCGGACG ACAAAGCGCAGGGTAAAGTTGCCACTGGCTACATTGCCAACCTTTAGCGGTCGTTATGAAGAGTGGCTTAATTTCAGGGATTCCTTTATATCCTTGATACATGATCAAACGGATTTAACTAATCTAGAAAAACTCCAAGAAAAGCAAACCTCCGAAGGTTTAATAAAGTTAGCTGAAGATGCACAACAACACATGTTATCACTAGCTTCATTAGGCGTAAAGATCTCAGaagaaattttagttcaaaacattgaagaaaaattgcataaaacGACATTAGAAAAATGGGACGAAACCCTAAAGCGAAACGAATTCCCTAAACTCGACGATATGTTGGAATTCTTATACAGAACAGCCACTCGTTTATCTCAGTGCGAATCTCAGAATAAAAGTCTCAGCAAAGACACAAGTAGCACACCAGGTAGTTCTGGAAACCAAAGGAACGCAAAAACAGCTTTCCTAACATCGACTATAAAACCATGCCCGGCTTGTAGATGCAAGACTCACCCTCTTTTTCGATGTGAGAAATTCCGCAGTTTTTCAATTCCGACAAGAATTCAAGTTGTGCAAGATGCCTCACTTTGTCCAAATTGTATTCGATTTAATCACAAATTAGAGGAATATAAATTCG GAAACAGTGGTCGATACATCTCATTAACGACAAAAATTCCAATGAATCAATTAATAACAAGCGCAGTCCTTTATTCATTGGATAAAGAAAGACGACCGATACGATGTCAAGCTCTTCTTGACACCTGCTCATCTGCTAACTTCATAACGGAGAAATTAGCCACAGCACTACGATTGCCAAAGAAGAGATGTTCTGTTCCTGTGGGTGCATTAAATAACCTAACAAAAGTCGCTAAAGCTGTAGTCAAAATAACAATTCGTTCTTTACATAGCAGTTATGAAAGACCACTTAACTTCCTCACGATTCCACAGATAGCTGAATTAGTACCAAATGATATCATTCCTCGGGAAGTCATCAAAATACCTCCGAATATACAACTGGCTGATCCAACATTTCATTTGCCATCAAAAGTGGACATGCTTCTTGGATCTGGACGATCGTTATCCATGTTTTGTGGGGGTCAAATCATATTATCTGATCGGGCTGgcgatttaattttacaaaaaactgaactaGGATGGATCGCAGGTGGAAATGTTAATTCCATGTCTCTCACAATATCACGCGCGATAAAATGCAATTTTGCGGAGCTTAGATcggatatttctaaattttgggaATTGGAAGAGGGTTTCAGTCAAATACATCTTTCTCCTGAAGAGATTGCATGTGAAGAACATTTTCGTATTCACAAAACTCGTAATAATTTAGGTCGATGCATAGTAGCATTACTATTTCGACAAAATCATGAGAGATTAGGAGAATCACGATCCGTAGCCTTAAAACGCCTTAATAGTCTCGAACGAAGATTTAAACATCAACCCGAACTGAGAAGTCAATATTCGGATATCATTGAAGAATATTTAACACTCGGTCACATTTCGCCAATTCAAGATCAAGGGGAATTTGGTTTTTATTTACCACATCATGCGGTATTTAAGGAAGATAGTTCAACAACAAGGGTCAGAGTAGTCTTCGATGGTTCAGCAAAATCAGAATCCGGTTTTTCGTTAAACAATACATTAATGGTAGGACCCACATTACAAGATGACATACTATCGCACATACTTCGATTCAGGTTCCACATATTTGTACTGAAAGgcgatattgaaaaaatatatcgaCAATTCGAGATTCGAGACGAAGACAGAAGGTTTCAAAGAATTCTGTGGCGGCGCGATGGTATAAATCTTGACTCCCTTCAATTAAATACGGTGACATTTGGAATCAGTTCTTCCCCGTTTCTTGCCACACGAGCTATTGAGCAATTAATTAATGATGAAGGTCATCAACATCCAAAGGCAGCTATTGTTCTTGAAACAGATCTATATGTGGATGATCTCATCACAAGAGCAGAAACTGTTGAAGAGGAAGTTCAAACACAGGATAGTGTAATAAAACTGCTTAATCTTGGTTGTTTAAATAAGCGTCAATGGGCCTTGAATGATATAAATTGCTTACGAGGAATTCCAGATACTagcatcaataaaaaaatccaattaaatGATGGTAAAACTTTAAAAACCCTGGGTGTTTCATGGAACTCCAGTACTGATAGCATAATCTACTCGGTGCACTCTCCCGtactaaaatcaaaaattactaaaagAACGGTACTCTCTGAGATTGCCAAACTTTTCGATCCCCCAGGCTTACTAGGCCCAATCATATTATTCGCAAGAATAATCATGCAGAAACTCTGGGAGTTAAAAGTAGATTGGCATGAGTCATTACCGAATAACATACACAAAACATGGGTGGAATTTCATTCGGAAATAACGCTGCTTAGTGACTTGCGCTTTGAAAGGAAGGTAATCGTGAATGAAGCCATTGACGTTCAGCTGCATGGATTTTGTAATGCAAGCGAGAAGGGTTACGGAGCTTGCATATATATTAAATCGAAAAATAGCCAAGGTTACTCTGAAACAAAATTACTTTGTGCTAAATCTAGAGTAGCCCCTTTAAAAACTATTAACATCACACATTTGGAGCTCTGCGGCGCAGAACTGCTTGCAAAATTGTACTCAACAGTGCACAAAGCAATTAatgtttccataaaaaaaactgttttctggaCCGATTCGACAATCGTCTACTTTTGGATAAATAAGTCTCCTCATCATTTAGAAACTTTCATTGCAAATCGCGTCTCTCaaatacaacaaaaaacgaaaactCAAGATTGGAGACACGTGCGCACGAATTACAACCCTGCCGATGCATTATCAAGAGGACAAACGCccgtaaaatttattaaatatgatCTTTGGAAGTTTGGTCCAGATTGGCTTAACCGTGAAGAATCCACTTGGCCTACAATCGACATTCCATCATCAAACAAATTCCCCGGGTTGAAGAAAGAATTCTGCTTAAACACTCTTCCAAATTTAGAattcttcaacaaattttattcattctCAAGGCTAAAAAGAATTGTTGCGTATTGTCTTCGATTAAAATCAGAAAACTCTCAAAGGGGGCTTTTACGAGCATCAGAAATAAACAATACGGAAAGGGCTATAATTCGTGAAACTCAAATCACTCATTTTGCCGAAGAAATGAACGATTTAAAAATAGGAAGAAGAGTTCACAAAAAGAGCAAATTAACATCACTCGATCCATTTATTGATCGAGACGGAATAATTAGGGTGGGAGGCCGATTAAAAAACTCATTCATGCCTCAATCTCAACAGCATCCCATGGTCTTGCCACGATCAAGCCACATTACTGGGATAATAATTCTCAACGAGCATTTGGAAAACAAACACGCCGGGATACAGGCAACGTTGCATGCT aaaaaattccgcAATCGATCGCGAGTCAAGGTTCACGTCGTAATTTTCATCTGTCTCATCGTTAAGGCAGTGCATCTCGAAGTAGTGAGTGACATGACCACCGAAGGTTTCCTAGCTGCTCTACGTAGATTTACAGCTCGACGTGAAAGGCCTAGTGTCATATATTCCGACAATCGTTCCAATTTCATAG GGTTTCTCACGTCCTTAGTGACCAAGGGGTTGAATGGAGATTCATTTGCCATCGAAGTCGAAGCGTTCCTAAATTCATGCCCTCTCACACCTATTTCTTGTGATCCAATAGACATGCTTGCTCTCACTCCTGGTCATTTCATAATAGGTCACTCTCTCACAAATCTACCAGAGGTGGATCTCACTTCAGCATCACCTTCCGCATCGGCGCGATGGCTACACATACAAAAAATGCGTCAGCACTTCTGGAGAAGGTGGCACAAGGAGTATCTCAACGAATTAAACATTCggcataagtga